The Sagittula sp. P11 genome window below encodes:
- a CDS encoding DNA translocase FtsK, translating into MASYQAHNSGRRRDPLLDSNTALVLEKRGRELVGVVMVIVGFAVALMIASYSPDDPSWLSATDAPVQNWLGRLGAYIAAPLFMILGLGTWALSFAFAVWGVRMVAHKAEGRSFLCVILAPVWMMLCSVYASGLPQGGDWTHHFGHGGLFGDMVMGSILTGLPLSPALGLKLTMLVLGLGIIGLGAFVLGFTREELVRIGRFMMIGVVMTYAFLVRLTGRGAQQAVGAARVMQERNAERRASRAAAAEAEAISHEGIPTAPRVKRAVPPVNTLEVTEDDVDFDDPAFAPPPEKTGFLKRMPSLIRRDPAPMPQPELVENLMDHDVDAPGEDRIRAKIASAVNARRPVLPTLSAKRPDPTKPLTKGRGHGPQPLLISQRTQAAGLPPEPPMTAGQAALPPEPPLTASRTVSAGAMAGAAGLPPLHATPRGSVPQAPGASRPMSAPVAEDATLPPQPAMAATPRVAEPHRTPPADAYTELSDFDDYGDRYDDGYDDGYDDDDVVSRFDEDDDDHRTLPPAPPMPAPPVHRAAPMQDTKKVVQQPVRKPVQLSTRAKLEAQPSLKFEDNAPEFELPPLSLLMSPERIERHHLSDEALEENARMLESVLDDYGVKGEIVSVRPGPVVTMYELEPAPGLKASRVIGLADDIARSMSALSARVSTVPGRSVIGIELPNDKREMVCFREILAGREYGDGNHKLPLALGKDIGGDPMVANLAKMPHLLIAGTTGSGKSVAINTMILSLLYKLTPEDLRLVMIDPKMLELSVYDGIPHLLSPVVTDPKKAVVALKWVVGEMEDRYRKMSKMGVRNIDGYNSRVADALSKGEMFSRTVQTGFDDETGEPVFETDEFEPKKMPYIVVIVDEMADLMMVAGKEIEACIQRLAQMARASGIHLIMATQRPSVDVITGTIKANFPTRISFQVTSKIDSRTILGEMGAEQLLGMGDMLYMAGGAKITRCHGPFVSDEEVEEIVNHLKAYGPPEYVGGVVEGPDEEKADNIDAVLGLNTGGNTGGEDALYDQAVAIVIKDRKCSTSYIQRKLGIGYNKAARLVEQMEDEGVVSAANHVGKREILVPEQA; encoded by the coding sequence ATGGCATCTTACCAGGCTCACAACTCAGGCCGCCGCCGCGATCCGCTGCTGGATTCCAACACCGCTCTGGTGCTGGAAAAGCGCGGGCGCGAACTGGTGGGCGTGGTTATGGTGATCGTGGGCTTTGCCGTCGCGCTGATGATCGCCTCCTACTCGCCGGACGATCCGTCCTGGCTGTCGGCCACGGACGCGCCGGTGCAGAACTGGCTGGGCCGGCTGGGCGCCTACATCGCCGCGCCCCTGTTCATGATCCTCGGGCTGGGCACATGGGCGCTGTCCTTCGCCTTTGCCGTCTGGGGCGTGCGCATGGTGGCGCACAAGGCCGAGGGGCGGTCGTTCCTCTGCGTGATCCTCGCACCGGTCTGGATGATGCTGTGCTCGGTCTATGCCTCGGGGCTGCCGCAGGGCGGCGACTGGACGCATCACTTTGGTCATGGCGGTCTGTTCGGCGACATGGTCATGGGCTCGATACTGACCGGTCTGCCGCTGTCGCCCGCGCTGGGGCTGAAGCTGACCATGCTGGTGCTGGGCCTCGGGATCATCGGGCTCGGCGCCTTCGTTCTGGGCTTCACCCGCGAGGAGCTGGTGCGCATCGGCCGCTTCATGATGATCGGCGTGGTGATGACCTACGCCTTCCTCGTCCGGCTGACGGGCCGTGGCGCGCAGCAGGCCGTGGGCGCCGCCCGTGTCATGCAGGAGCGCAACGCCGAACGCCGTGCCTCCCGGGCTGCCGCTGCAGAGGCCGAGGCGATCTCTCACGAAGGCATCCCCACCGCGCCGCGCGTGAAGCGCGCCGTGCCGCCGGTCAACACGCTCGAGGTGACCGAGGACGACGTCGACTTCGACGATCCGGCCTTTGCGCCGCCGCCGGAGAAGACCGGGTTCCTGAAGCGCATGCCCTCGCTGATCCGGCGTGACCCGGCGCCGATGCCGCAGCCGGAACTGGTGGAGAACCTGATGGATCACGACGTGGACGCCCCCGGCGAGGACCGCATCCGGGCCAAGATCGCCTCGGCCGTGAATGCCCGCCGTCCCGTCCTGCCGACGCTCAGCGCCAAGCGGCCGGACCCGACGAAGCCGCTGACGAAGGGGCGGGGTCACGGGCCGCAGCCGCTTCTGATTTCGCAGCGCACGCAAGCCGCGGGTCTGCCGCCGGAGCCGCCGATGACCGCCGGTCAAGCCGCGCTGCCGCCGGAACCGCCGCTGACCGCGTCGCGCACCGTGAGCGCCGGGGCGATGGCCGGGGCCGCCGGCCTGCCGCCGCTGCATGCCACGCCGCGCGGAAGCGTGCCGCAGGCGCCCGGTGCGTCGCGCCCGATGAGCGCGCCCGTGGCAGAGGATGCGACGCTGCCGCCGCAGCCCGCCATGGCGGCCACGCCGCGCGTGGCCGAGCCGCACCGCACGCCGCCCGCCGACGCCTACACCGAGCTGTCGGACTTCGACGACTACGGCGACAGATACGACGACGGCTATGACGACGGTTACGATGACGACGATGTGGTGAGCCGCTTCGACGAGGACGACGACGACCACCGCACGCTGCCGCCCGCGCCGCCGATGCCCGCGCCGCCGGTCCATCGCGCCGCGCCGATGCAGGACACGAAGAAGGTGGTGCAGCAGCCGGTCCGCAAGCCGGTGCAACTGTCGACCCGCGCCAAGCTGGAAGCCCAGCCGAGCCTTAAGTTCGAGGACAATGCGCCCGAGTTCGAGCTGCCGCCGCTGTCGCTCCTGATGTCGCCCGAGCGGATCGAACGGCATCACCTGTCGGACGAAGCGCTTGAAGAGAACGCCCGGATGCTGGAATCCGTGCTGGACGACTACGGCGTGAAGGGGGAGATCGTCTCGGTCCGTCCCGGCCCCGTGGTCACCATGTACGAGCTGGAACCGGCGCCGGGCCTGAAGGCCAGCCGCGTGATCGGCCTGGCTGACGACATCGCGCGCAGCATGTCCGCCCTCTCGGCGCGTGTCTCCACCGTGCCGGGCCGCTCGGTCATCGGTATCGAACTGCCGAACGACAAGCGCGAGATGGTCTGCTTCCGCGAGATCCTCGCCGGCCGCGAATACGGCGACGGCAACCACAAGCTGCCGCTGGCACTGGGCAAGGACATCGGCGGCGACCCGATGGTCGCGAACCTCGCCAAGATGCCCCACCTGCTGATCGCGGGTACGACGGGTTCGGGCAAGTCGGTGGCGATCAACACCATGATCCTGTCGCTGCTTTACAAGCTGACGCCGGAGGACCTGCGGCTGGTGATGATCGACCCGAAGATGCTGGAACTCAGCGTCTACGACGGCATCCCGCACCTGCTGTCGCCGGTGGTGACCGATCCGAAGAAGGCCGTGGTGGCGCTGAAGTGGGTCGTGGGCGAGATGGAAGACCGTTACCGCAAGATGTCCAAGATGGGCGTGCGGAACATCGACGGCTACAACTCGCGCGTGGCGGATGCCCTGTCGAAGGGCGAGATGTTCTCGCGCACGGTGCAGACCGGATTCGACGACGAGACGGGCGAACCGGTGTTCGAGACCGACGAGTTCGAGCCGAAGAAGATGCCCTACATCGTCGTCATCGTCGACGAGATGGCCGACCTGATGATGGTCGCGGGCAAGGAGATCGAAGCCTGCATCCAGCGCCTTGCGCAGATGGCGCGGGCCTCGGGCATCCACCTGATCATGGCGACGCAGCGTCCGTCGGTCGACGTCATCACCGGCACGATCAAGGCGAACTTCCCGACCCGGATCTCCTTCCAGGTGACGTCGAAGATCGACAGCCGCACCATCCTGGGCGAGATGGGGGCCGAGCAGCTCCTCGGTATGGGCGACATGCTTTACATGGCGGGCGGGGCGAAGATCACCCGCTGCCACGGGCCGTTCGTCAGCGACGAAGAGGTCGAGGAGATCGTCAACCACCTCAAGGCCTATGGCCCGCCGGAATACGTGGGCGGCGTGGTGGAAGGCCCGGACGAGGAGAAGGCCGACAATATCGACGCGGTGCTGGGCCTGAACACGGGTGGCAACACCGGCGGCGAGGATGCGCTGTACGACCAGGCGGTGGCGATTGTCATCAAGGACCGCAAGTGTTCGACCTCCTACATCCAGCGCAAGCTGGGCATCGGCTACAACAAGGCGGCGCGCCTCGTGGAGCAGATGGAGGACGAGGGCGTCGTGTCCGCCGCCAACCATGTCGGCAAGCGGGAGATCCTCGTGCCCGAACAGGCCTGA
- a CDS encoding aminotransferase class I/II-fold pyridoxal phosphate-dependent enzyme, translated as MFPERFSNLPAYAFPRLRALLDSTEPGGPVRHMSIGEPKHPYPLWISDTLVAHAHEFAKYPPNEGTPELRGAIRDWLYRRYDVMMDPDTQIMALNGSREGLYNAGMSLIPEQKNGKRPVVLMPNPFYQVYMISAISVGAEPRFVPATAETGHLPDFASVGADVLDRTAAVYICSPANPQGVMADEGYWRDLIGLAEKHDFVILADECYAEIYRDTPPKGALEVAKKMGADPERVVSFHSLSKRSNLPGLRSGFVAGGPDSIARMKQLRAYSGAPLPLPIQRVSEKLWSEETHVTENRALYVEKYELADRLLGHVPGYMSPVAGMFLWLPVEDGEAATLELWQKTGVRVLPGAYLSKDTAAGNPGMAYIRVAIVAPRDETEEGLTLIRDTLYG; from the coding sequence ATGTTCCCCGAGCGGTTCTCGAACCTACCGGCCTATGCGTTCCCGCGTCTGCGGGCACTTCTCGACTCGACAGAGCCGGGCGGACCGGTGCGCCATATGTCCATCGGTGAGCCGAAGCATCCCTATCCGCTGTGGATCTCGGACACGCTTGTCGCGCATGCCCATGAATTCGCCAAGTATCCGCCGAACGAGGGCACGCCCGAGCTGCGCGGCGCGATCCGCGACTGGCTCTATCGCCGCTACGACGTGATGATGGATCCCGACACGCAGATCATGGCGCTGAACGGGTCGCGCGAGGGGCTCTACAACGCGGGCATGTCGCTGATCCCCGAACAGAAGAACGGAAAGCGGCCGGTCGTGCTGATGCCCAACCCGTTCTACCAAGTCTACATGATCTCGGCGATTTCGGTCGGGGCGGAGCCGCGTTTCGTGCCCGCTACGGCAGAGACGGGTCACCTGCCGGACTTCGCCTCTGTCGGGGCGGATGTGCTGGACCGCACGGCGGCCGTCTACATCTGTTCGCCCGCCAACCCGCAGGGGGTGATGGCGGACGAGGGGTACTGGCGCGATCTGATCGGACTGGCGGAGAAGCACGACTTCGTCATCCTCGCCGACGAATGCTATGCCGAGATCTACCGCGACACGCCGCCGAAGGGCGCGCTGGAGGTGGCGAAGAAGATGGGCGCCGACCCGGAGCGCGTGGTTTCCTTCCATTCGCTGTCGAAGCGGTCGAACCTGCCGGGGCTGCGGTCGGGCTTTGTCGCGGGCGGGCCGGACAGCATCGCGCGGATGAAGCAGTTGCGCGCCTATTCCGGCGCGCCGTTGCCGCTGCCGATCCAGCGCGTGTCCGAAAAGCTCTGGTCCGAGGAGACCCACGTAACCGAGAACCGCGCGCTCTACGTCGAGAAGTACGAACTGGCGGACCGCCTGCTGGGCCATGTGCCCGGCTACATGAGCCCGGTCGCCGGCATGTTCCTGTGGCTGCCGGTCGAGGACGGCGAGGCCGCGACGCTGGAGCTGTGGCAGAAGACCGGCGTGCGGGTGCTGCCGGGCGCGTACCTGTCGAAGGACACCGCCGCGGGCAATCCGGGCATGGCATATATCCGCGTGGCCATCGTGGCACCGCGGGACGAAACGGAAGAAGGGCTGACCCTCATCAGGGACACGCTTTACGGATAA
- a CDS encoding amidase: MTDRPSAADLGRAIASGETDPVRLTRDMLDAIEAHPLKDRIFARTTPERAMAEAEAAAERARLKLRRHPLDGVPISWKDLYDTAGVATEAGSALLKGRVPAQDAEVLRTATLNGLVCLGKTHMSELAFSGLGLNPSTATSPCVNDPDAVAGGSSSGAAASVAFGLAAAGIGSDTGGSVRLPACWNDLVGLKTTTGRLSLKGVVPLIVSFDTVGPLCRTVEDAALVLSALEGSPAPDLRGDTSLKGRRFAALQTVVMDDLDDAPARAYAQALDRIREAGAEIVPLDFPEIEGPNKDSAMLYTVEAWATWGAEIDARPDLMFQPIRERFESGKSHSGPDFEAAWQRLRAVRETWARATAGFDGVLMPTAPNLPEKAATLMELGETYVKANLRTLRNTRIGNLLGGAIVTLPAGLPSCGISVMAPPMAEHRVLRLAKGVETALAG; this comes from the coding sequence ATGACCGACCGACCCAGCGCCGCCGACCTCGGACGCGCCATTGCCTCCGGCGAGACCGATCCGGTCCGGCTGACGCGCGACATGCTCGACGCGATCGAGGCGCATCCGCTGAAGGACCGCATCTTTGCCCGCACGACCCCGGAGCGCGCCATGGCCGAAGCCGAGGCCGCGGCGGAGCGGGCGCGGCTGAAGCTGCGGCGGCATCCGCTGGACGGGGTGCCGATCAGCTGGAAGGACCTCTACGACACGGCAGGCGTCGCGACGGAGGCGGGTTCGGCGCTGCTGAAGGGCCGGGTGCCCGCGCAGGACGCGGAGGTGTTGCGCACAGCGACGCTGAACGGGCTGGTCTGCCTCGGCAAGACGCACATGTCGGAACTGGCGTTCTCTGGCCTTGGGCTGAACCCGTCGACCGCGACCTCGCCCTGCGTGAACGATCCAGATGCGGTGGCGGGGGGCTCGTCCTCCGGGGCGGCGGCGTCGGTGGCCTTTGGTCTGGCGGCGGCGGGCATCGGGTCGGACACCGGCGGCAGCGTCCGGCTGCCCGCCTGCTGGAACGACCTCGTGGGGCTGAAGACCACCACGGGGCGGCTCTCGCTGAAGGGCGTGGTGCCGCTGATCGTCAGCTTCGACACGGTGGGGCCGCTTTGCCGGACGGTGGAGGATGCGGCGCTGGTACTGTCGGCGCTGGAGGGCAGCCCGGCGCCGGACCTGCGCGGCGACACGTCGCTGAAGGGGCGGAGGTTCGCGGCCCTGCAGACCGTGGTGATGGACGACCTCGACGACGCGCCAGCGCGGGCCTACGCGCAGGCGCTGGACCGGATCCGGGAGGCCGGGGCCGAGATCGTGCCGCTCGACTTCCCGGAGATCGAGGGGCCGAACAAGGACAGCGCCATGCTGTACACGGTGGAGGCCTGGGCGACCTGGGGCGCGGAGATCGACGCGCGGCCCGACCTGATGTTCCAGCCGATCCGCGAGCGGTTCGAGAGCGGGAAATCGCACTCCGGCCCGGATTTCGAGGCGGCCTGGCAGCGGCTGCGGGCGGTGCGGGAGACATGGGCGCGGGCGACGGCCGGGTTCGACGGGGTGCTGATGCCCACGGCGCCAAACCTGCCGGAGAAGGCGGCGACGCTGATGGAACTGGGCGAGACCTACGTGAAGGCGAACCTCCGCACCCTGCGCAACACCCGCATCGGCAACCTGCTGGGCGGTGCCATCGTCACCTTGCCCGCCGGTCTGCCGAGCTGCGGCATCTCCGTCATGGCGCCGCCGATGGCGGAACACCGGGTGCTGCGGCTGGCGAAAGGCGTGGAGACGGCGCTGGCGGGCTGA